The following proteins are co-located in the Limanda limanda chromosome 5, fLimLim1.1, whole genome shotgun sequence genome:
- the rusc2 gene encoding AP-4 complex accessory subunit RUSC2, whose translation MMDSPPKLSGETLIVHHIPLVHCQVSGGRQGGCGSSLKRSKAFTLPENIGLSRTTSLPERDILQRDALLYSSLIQTSRGSCSSHNGGRERKGGGKGGSTASDDSSFTSSNSEDQLITAHTLPRAKARNRNPFRHNPFLLNTENDNDEEEEDDGDNLSGYLEDSSFHLHSDTNSALDVGIASFRLHDLGFASEPFLLHSSVGGSRRESLRAAASDLSNHLEDLNILGLDSQRRLGSSGSNMSMDCGEQDWGDDEEDEDHPMRCGRSSKTGSYSSSSSAHHCSCCVMSQNYPQHFPETFSEPFAACQQGYGSDSSCNSSDGVLVNFSAIYNKMNNGIPEKPPAPGLTNLNSSTDHSGTTSVSDPAGHQRDSSGGAFYLDLHSSPTEPPRSQQQPSCLGNTFPLIREPHLSTSSTCSCSVEHQGALDLDANCNSYHPPHSGSSGDIASCLQSQARLVVATQNYYKLVTCDLSSQSSPSPVGSSVNSCSDEHSKGSPTPTQPSEYFLFRQQAEQDGVEEEEEEEGESSKEDDNDDDDEEEDEEETKNHQADVGAEAAPVVMEGQVYVNTSPPVIGRALIGSGASSGNRPRSRSYDRNLDKSPPPRLGSLERMLSCPVRLSDVAAPTPPPPPRVTSFAEIARSKRRNGATGGSPPMKAAADLFSSAYSTHSHSSVDFSPILEQRAEADSQSMSPAPFTRCYSHGSIERHLEGARETRATAEGGLSSSSDTQPAVVRYTLDQRPTSLPIQPFTFHHQFASKPPPPKPVLPLLTGYVSGMQARSSSGSGSGSGSGSGGAVGEDEAENVHSYQGALAGEAPPPGSVRPSPLGSYSPVRLQGAPSSGTCSTCSPTPQPPHSPSCPLSAGFSPRHSPNQGGGSAPSPSTPPPPSLGVKRGAQGHCFHRGAPPTLPALTSDTLSPLGSVESGKHGEGSKGSGARPQHVGQSAKLQQSYTDFLPDYFSMTEKPPEEFCLSPDASSSSSSRSSSQTHITVDLSLKRALVKAVNTAVDLIVAHFGTSRDPDVKAKLGNSWVSPNVGHLILKYLCPALQDVLQDGLKAYVLDLIIGQRRCQPWSLVEASTQLGPSTRVLHSLFSKVSQFSELSSHSMRMNSFIFGLLNLKSLEFWFNHLYTHEDIIAAHYSPWGLLPLAQGACQPLFEELLLLLQPLSLLPFHLDLLFEPHLLQKGQEHLRRKEQLCSAGQSVDQSARSTFQLMRGWSTTVSEMVRDSSGELKKERGVLRREGTWPRMEGAKSRREAWGFRKEGGATESTTAGPVSRQSSMEVGFSNLWKERGMSEERVTGVGQEREGEGEDGPEKDERKSRERDPAEEGRQWQDRQAGWWYQLMQSSQVYIDQSTEKTKFVKTEKRKRSSERRQARLPPTREGVVEGAESSQEGEGGRSRKSNSSSSEESGGSRGGRPSWMGSPPESVLNQEKETKSVEVPGPGVPAAARVESPPQGQGLRWGRLFGASLGSPSRAEAAEQRPRSQRSRPPSGWLSLDLSVLDLVAQTIGAGGSGKKAEPQTPPAQNVHPPPRSTRAPEAKRQPLCEVRALCHHIATEPGQLSFNKGDVLLVLSKADPDWLLCSLGSTRGLVPIVYVTLNSNSMDDSQDAAGLC comes from the exons ATGATGGACAGCCCTCCTAAACTGTCTGGCGAGACCCTGATTGTGCATCACATTCCCCTGGTGCACTGTCAGGTGTCAGGTGGGCGACAGGGCGGCTGCGGGAGCTCGCTCAAGAGGAGCAAGGCCTTCACCCTGCCTGAGAACATCGGTCTGAGTCGCACCACTTCCCTTCCCGAGAGGGACATCCTCCAGAGGGATGCTCTGCTCTACAGCAGCCTGATCCAGACCTCCagaggctcctgctcctcccacaacggaggaagagagaggaagggtgGCGGGAAAGGAGGCAGCACGGCGAGTGATGATTCATCGTTCACTTCGAGTAATTCAGAGGACCAGCTGATCACAGCTCACACTTTGCCGAGGGCGAAAGCGAGGAACAGGAATCCGTTTCGTCATAATCCGTTCTTGCTGAATACCGAAAATGACaatgacgaagaggaggaggatgatggtgaCAACCTCAGCGGTTACCTTGAGGACTCGTCCTTCCACCTCCACAGCGACACCAACTCTGCCCTCGATGTTGGAATCGCATCTTTCCGCCTGCACGACCTCGGCTTCGCTTCCGAGCCCTTCCTCCTGCACAGCTCGGTGGGAGGAAGCAGACGCGAGTCCCTGAGGGCCGCCGCTTCAGATCTGTCCAACCACCTGGAAGACCTGAACATCTTAGGTCTGGACAGCCAGCGGCGCCTCGGGAGCAGCGGTTCCAACATGTCCATGGATTGCGGAGAGCAAGACTGGGGCgatgatgaagaagacgaagatcATCCCATGCGCTGCGGCCGAAGCAGTAAGACCGGTTCGTACTCGTCCAGCTCCTCGGCCCATCACTGCTCCTGCTGTGTAATGTCTCAGAACTACCCTCAACACTTCCCTGAAACCTTCTCTGAGCCGTTCGCAGCGTGTCAGCAAGGCTACGGCAGCGACTCGTCCTGCAACAGCTCGGACGGCGTGCTGGTCAACTTCAGCGCCATTTACAACAAGATGAACAACGGCATACCGGAGAAGCCACCGGCCCCGGGACTCACCAACCTCAACAGCTCCACTGACCACTCCGGAACCACGTCGGTTTCTGACCCAGCAGGACACCAGCGAGACTCCAGTGGAGGGGCTTTCTATTTAGACCTCCACAGCTCCCCGACCGAACCCCCCCGGTCACAGCAACAACCCTCTTGTCTCGGCAACACCTTCCCTCTCATCCGGGAACCACAcctgtccacctcctccacctgctcttGCTCTGTGGAGCACCAGGGGGCGCTCGACCTCGACGCCAACTGCAACTCCTACCACCCGCCGCATTCTGGCTCGTCCGGAGACATTGCATCCTGTCTGCAGAGCCAGGCCCGTCTGGTGGTCGCCACCCAGAACTACTACAAGCTGGTGACCTGTGACCTTTCATCGCAGTCGTCGCCGAGTCCCGTGGGCTCGTCGGTCAACAGCTGCTCCGACGAGCACAGCAAAGGAAGCCCCACCCCGACTCAGCCCAGCGAGTACTTCCTGTTCAGACAGCAAGCTGAGCAGGACGgcgtggaagaggaagaggaggaggaaggagagtcGTCGAAG GAAGATGATAATGACGacgacgatgaggaggaggatgaggaagagacGAAGAATCACCAGGCGGATGTTGGGGCTGAAGCTGCTCCCGTTGTAATGGAGGGCCAGGTGTACGTGAACACCTCCcctcctgtgattggtcgagcccTCATCGGAAGCGGAGCCTCTTCGGGAAATCGTCCCCGTTCGCGCAGCTACGACCGAAACCTGGACAAGTCTCCGCCTCCTCGGCTCGGGTCTCTGGAGCGGATGTTGAGCTGTCCCGTCCGGCTCAGTGATGTCGCCGCCCCGACCCCGCCTCCACCTCCGCGCGTCACCTCCTTCGCAGAGATCGCCAGAAGTAAAAGAAGAAACGGAGCTACGGGGGGGTCGCCGCCCATGAAGGCAGCCGCGGACCTTTTCTCCTCCGCTTACTCCACCCACTCGCACTCCTCAGTGGACTTCTCTCCAATCCTGGAGCAGCGTGCGGAGGCCGACAGTCAGAGCATGTCGCCGGCGCCCTTCACCAGATGTTACAGCCATGGCAGCATAGAGCGCCACCTGGAGGGCGCCAGGGAGACGCGAGCCACAGCTGAAG ggggcctctccagctcctcagaCACTCAGCCAGCGGTGGTCCGGTACACCCTGGACCAGCGGCCCACCTCCCTCCCCATCCAGCCCTTCACCTTCCACCACCAGTTTGCCTCTAAGCCCCCCCCGCCCAAGCCCGTGCTGCCCCTGCTCACCGGTTACGTCTCGGGGATGCAGGCCCGCTCCAGTTCTGGATCCggctctggttctggttctggttctggtggTGCGGTGGGGGAGGATGAAGCTGAAAATGTGCACAGTTACCAGGGGGCTCTGGCCGGGGAAGCCCCTCCCCCTGGATCGGTTCGTCCCTCGCCTCTCGGGAGCTACTCCCCGGTCCGCCTCCAGGGGGCGCCCAGCTCCGGGACCTGCTCCACCTGTAGCCCCACCCCCCAGCCGCCCCACAGCCCCTCCTGCCCGCTGTCGGCCGGCTTCAGCCCCCGGCACTCCCCGAAccagggggggggttcagcaCCGTCGCCGTCGACCCCCCCGCCTCCGTCGCTGGGCGTGAAGAGGGGGGCGCAGGGACACTGCTTCCACCGCGGAGCTCCGCCCACTTTACCAGCGCTGACCAGTGACACGCTGAGTCCACTGGGATCCGTGGAGTCTGGGAAACACGGCGAGGGAAGCAAAGGCTCCGGAGCCAGGCCACAGCATG TCGGCCAATCAGCTAAGCTGCAGCAGAGCTACACCGACTTCCTGCCGGATTATTTCTCCATGACCGAGAAGCCGCCGGAGGAGTTCTGCCTCTCGCCCGAcgcctcctcttcatcgtcctcCCGCTCTTCCTCACAGACCCACATCACTGTGGACCTGTCGCTGAAGAGAG CTTTGGTGAAAGCCGTGAACACAGCAGTGGATCTGATTGTGGCTCATTTCGGAACCAGCCGAGATCCAGACGTGAAG GCGAAGCTGGGGAACAGCTGGGTGAGTCCCAACGTGGGGCACCTGATCCTGAAGTACCTGTGCCCGGCCCTGCAGGACGTGCTGCAGGACGGCCTGAAGGCCTACGTGCTGGACCTGATCATCGGCCAGCGGCGCTGTCAGCCCTGGAGCCTGGTGGAGGCCTCCACTCAGCTgg GCCCGTCCACTCGCGTCCTCCACAGCTTGTTCTCGAAGGTCAGCCAGTTCTCCGAGCTCAGCAGCCACAGCATGAGGATGAACTCCTTCATCTTCGGTCTGCTCAA CCTGAAGTCTTTGGAGTTCTGGTTCAATCACCTCTACACACATGAAG ATATCATAGCGGCTCACTACAGCCCGTGGGGACTCCTCCCCCTGGCGCAGGGCGCCTGCCAGCCGCTCTTCGaggagctgctcctcctgctgcagccgctGTCGCTGCTCCCCTTCCACCTGGACCTCCTGTTCGAGCCGCACCTCCTCCAGAAGGGCCAGGAGCACCTGCGGCGCAAGGAGCAGCTGTGCTCTGCGGGTCAGAGCGTGGACCAGTCGGCTCGCTCCACCTTCCAGCTCATGAGAGGGTGGAGCACCACCGTGAGCGAGATGGTCCGAGACTCGAGCGGCGAGctgaagaaggagaggggggtgcTGAGGCGGGAGGGAACGTGGCCGAGGATGGAAGGAGCCAAGTCCAGAAGGGAGGCGTGGGGGTtcaggaaggaggggggggcgacGGAGAGCACGACAGCCGGACCTGTGAGCAGACAGTCGAGCATGGAGGTCGGGTTCTCCAATCTGTGGAAGGAGAGGGGGATGAGTGAGGAGAGGGTGACGGGTGTGggccaggagagagagggagaaggggaggaCGGACCAGAGAAGGACGAGAGGAAGAGTAGAGAGAGGGATCCAGCGGAGGAGGGGCGTCAGTGGCAGGACCGACAGGCCGGCTGGTGGTACCAGCTCATGCAGTCCTCCCAGGTCTACATCGACCAGTCCACCGAGAAGACCAAGTTCGTGAAGAccgagaagaggaagaggtcgTCGGAGAGACGCCAGGCCCGGCTCCCGCCCACCAGGGAGGGCGTGGTGGAGGGGGCGGAGTCAAGCCAGGAAGGGGAGGGCggcaggagcaggaagagcaACAGCAGCTCCAGCGAGGAGTCGGGCGGATCCCGAGGGGGGAGACCCTCGTGGATGGGAAGCCCCCCGGAGTCTGTTCTCAACCAGGAGAAGGAGACGAAGTCTGTGGAGGTCCCGGGCCCCGGGGTCCCGGCTGCAGCTCGGGTGGAGAGCCCCCCCCAGGGGCAGGGCCTGCGTTGGGGGAGGCTCTTCGGAGCGAGTCTGGGTTCTCCGTCCAGAGCGGAGGCAGCTGAGCAGAGGCCgaggagtcagaggagcag ACCTCCGTCGGGTTGGCTCAGTCTGGACCTGTCCGTCCTCGACCTCGTGGCCCAGACGATCGGAGCCGGAGGCAGCGGGAAGAAGGCGGAGCCTCAGACTCCTCCCGCCCAGAACGTACACCCCCCACCGAGGTCGACTCGAGCACCTGAAGCCAAACGACAGCCTCTGTG TGAAGTCCGAGCTCTGTGCCACCACATCGCCACCGAGCCCGGCCAGCTGAGCTTCAACAAGGGCGACGTCCTGCTGGTCCTGAGCAAAGCGGATCCCGACTGGCTGCTCTGCTCCCTGGGCTCCACCCGGGGGCTGGTTCCCATCGTCTACGTCACCCTGAACTCCAACAGCATGGACGACAGCCAGGACGCCGCTGGCCTCTGCTGA
- the LOC133001631 gene encoding C-C motif chemokine 19-like — MAPSVDAKLFFCIFFITCYCSVTLAQIPMDCCLSVRNKPIDRRLIVDYGHQIKGHGCSIDATILLTRRGRSLCAPAHEPWVHKVMSHVDRQKERCKGICKSKRSAKGKQA, encoded by the exons ATGGCTCCTTCGGTCGACGCCAAACTCTTCTTCTGCATCTTCTTCATCACCTGCTACTGCTCAG TGACTTTGGCTCAGATCCCGATGGACTGCTGCCTGAGCGTCAGGAACAAGCCGATCGACCGGCGACTGATCGTGGACTACGGTCATCAGATCAAAGGACACGGCTGCTCCATCGACGCCACCAT CCTGCTGACCAGACGCGGCCGGAGTCTTTGTGCCCCCGCCCACGAACCCTGGGTCCACAAGGTGATGAGCCACGTGGACCGCCAGAAGGAACGCTGCAAGGGAATCTGCAAG agCAAACGCTCGGCCAAAGGGAAGCaagcttga
- the LOC133002272 gene encoding C-C motif chemokine 20-like, with protein MASRLAAALLLLGLMCTGFARAEVAVDCCLKTTDKFFPLIRISTYKLQIAGEGCDISATVFITKTANTICIVHPSEPLKKNKWVKAHIKHLDNNRKAQK; from the exons ATGGCCTCTCGActtgctgcagctctgctcctgCTGGGCCTCATGTGCACTGGGTTTGCACGAG CTGAAGTTGCGGTGGATTGTTGTCTGAAGACCACGGACAAGTTCTTCCCGCTGATAAGGATTTCCACCTACAAGCTGCAGATAGCCGGGGAGGGCTGTGACATCAGTGCTACTGT GTTCATTACAAAGACGGCAAACACCATCTGCATCGTCCACCCCAGCGAGCCGCTCAAGAAGAACAAATGGGTGAAAGCTCACATCAAACATCTGGATAACAACAGAAAGGCACAGAAGTAa